The Streptomyces laurentii genome contains a region encoding:
- a CDS encoding hypothetical protein (identified by MetaGeneAnnotator; putative;~sequence version:1), whose product MRGPSVAALAGARVDPGILWAVLAGEIPLPEIPEFPDALDAWRRTYPLDAAARRMVEAAAGDLSDPRVRAVFQVAPGVGALVTRESLAAVRVPVGIRWGGADTVNPYEADTRPYLEHIPTASGHSAGPDVRHDDFFAPEPADPTARVRVGGEAADFFVRHLGGPAA is encoded by the coding sequence TTGCGCGGCCCCTCGGTCGCGGCCCTCGCCGGGGCCCGGGTCGATCCGGGCATCCTGTGGGCGGTGCTGGCCGGCGAGATACCGCTGCCCGAGATCCCCGAGTTCCCGGACGCGCTGGACGCCTGGCGGCGGACGTACCCGCTGGACGCGGCGGCGCGGCGGATGGTGGAGGCCGCGGCGGGCGACCTCTCCGATCCCCGGGTACGGGCGGTGTTCCAGGTGGCGCCGGGGGTCGGCGCCCTGGTGACCCGGGAGAGCCTGGCGGCCGTGCGGGTGCCGGTGGGCATCCGCTGGGGCGGGGCGGACACCGTCAATCCGTACGAGGCCGACACCCGGCCCTACCTGGAGCACATCCCCACGGCGAGCGGCCACTCGGCCGGTCCGGACGTCCGCCACGACGACTTCTTCGCGCCGGAACCGGCCGACCCCACGGCCCGGGTACGGGTCGGCGGGGAGGCCGCGGACTTCTTCGTACGGCACCTCGGCGGCCCCGCCGCCTGA
- a CDS encoding two-component system sensor kinase (Histidine kinase; pfam07730;~Putative sensor; pfam13796;~Signal transduction histidine kinase [Signal transduction mechanisms];~identified by MetaGeneAnnotator; putative;~two-component system sensor kinase [Streptomyces himastatinicus ATCC53653]), which yields MKIPPRLRRACTRLTRDLSFLALGAPLHLLMGFLLFMAFGLVWETVAGNDSSAPVMLGFLLVLAALCVPALTVAHVWRFRRLLGIGIPRPGWRRPGRQFGYHCLAGALFGTLEALAVGLPAAGLTAALTCVWVYALPWQWRISHLGYSTQAAYLSAAGLIALAGVPSLAAAVVRLESHLTPALLGHSREEDLVRRVEDLTESRAGALDAAHAERRRIERDLHDGAQQRLVSLALNLGLARATLVDLPPEAREVIDTAHREAKEAIEELNSLVRGLHPAVLDELGLDAALSGLAARAPLPVRLWVDLPRRPAPAVEAVAYFVVSEALTNVAKHAPDATRAEVTVTRLGGILRVVITDDGLGGADPAQGSGLPGLAQRVRSVDGTFRMSSPVGGPTMMSVELPCQS from the coding sequence ATGAAGATCCCGCCCCGGCTGCGGCGGGCGTGCACCCGCCTGACGCGCGACCTGTCGTTCCTCGCCCTCGGGGCGCCGCTCCATCTCCTCATGGGATTCCTGCTGTTCATGGCCTTCGGCCTGGTCTGGGAGACCGTCGCGGGGAACGACAGCAGCGCCCCGGTGATGCTGGGCTTCCTCCTGGTCCTGGCGGCGCTCTGCGTACCGGCGCTGACCGTGGCCCACGTCTGGCGCTTCCGGCGGCTGCTCGGGATCGGCATACCCCGCCCCGGGTGGCGGCGCCCGGGGCGCCAGTTCGGCTACCACTGCCTGGCAGGCGCCCTGTTCGGCACGCTCGAAGCACTGGCGGTGGGACTGCCGGCCGCCGGCCTGACCGCCGCCCTGACCTGCGTGTGGGTGTACGCGCTGCCGTGGCAGTGGCGGATCTCCCACCTCGGCTACTCCACACAGGCGGCGTATCTCTCGGCGGCGGGCCTGATCGCGCTGGCCGGCGTCCCGAGCCTGGCCGCCGCCGTCGTACGCCTGGAGAGCCATCTGACCCCCGCCCTGCTCGGCCACAGCCGGGAAGAGGACCTGGTGCGGCGGGTCGAGGACCTCACCGAGAGCCGGGCCGGCGCGCTGGACGCCGCGCACGCCGAACGGCGGCGCATCGAACGCGATCTGCACGACGGCGCCCAGCAACGGCTGGTGTCGCTGGCGCTGAACCTGGGCCTGGCCAGGGCCACCCTGGTGGATCTGCCGCCGGAGGCACGCGAGGTGATCGACACCGCCCACCGGGAGGCGAAGGAGGCCATCGAGGAACTGAACAGTCTCGTCCGGGGCCTGCACCCCGCCGTCCTGGACGAACTCGGCCTGGACGCCGCCCTGTCCGGACTCGCCGCCCGCGCCCCGCTGCCCGTACGGCTGTGGGTCGACCTGCCCCGGCGGCCCGCGCCGGCGGTGGAGGCGGTCGCCTACTTCGTGGTCTCCGAGGCGCTGACGAACGTCGCCAAGCACGCGCCCGACGCGACCCGGGCGGAGGTGACGGTCACCCGGCTGGGCGGGATACTGCGGGTAGTGATCACGGACGACGGCCTGGGCGGGGCCGACCCCGCCCAGGGGAGCGGCCTCCCGGGGCTCGCCCAGCGGGTGCGGTCCGTCGACGGAACATTCCGGATGAGCAGTCCCGTGGGGGGACCGACCATGATGAGCGTGGAGCTGCCGTGCCAGAGCTGA
- a CDS encoding hypothetical protein (identified by MetaGeneAnnotator; putative;~sequence version:1), translating to MALIAFNTPVDDRGHATAAAARLDVRARRWQGRVLTGAGLALLPWLGYLAGTLPPAEAAAWVALDALEAAALLTAGSRLSRGDARHRMPAAAAAVLLLADACVDLATSAPGQELAVAAAMAVLAELPLAALCGFLAVRPSRSGPGRKG from the coding sequence GTGGCCCTCATCGCTTTCAACACCCCTGTGGACGACCGCGGTCACGCGACAGCAGCCGCCGCCCGTTTGGATGTCCGCGCCCGTCGATGGCAGGGCCGCGTCCTCACGGGCGCGGGCCTCGCCCTGCTGCCCTGGCTCGGCTACCTCGCCGGCACCCTTCCGCCGGCCGAGGCCGCCGCCTGGGTCGCCCTCGACGCCCTGGAGGCCGCCGCGTTACTCACCGCCGGCAGCCGCCTGTCGCGCGGCGACGCCCGGCACCGCATGCCGGCGGCGGCCGCGGCGGTGCTCCTCCTCGCCGACGCCTGCGTCGACCTCGCGACCTCCGCCCCCGGCCAGGAGCTGGCCGTCGCCGCCGCCATGGCCGTCCTGGCGGAACTGCCCCTCGCGGCGCTGTGCGGGTTCCTCGCCGTACGCCCGTCGCGGAGCGGGCCTGGCCGGAAGGGCTGA
- a CDS encoding hypothetical protein (identified by MetaGeneAnnotator; putative;~sequence version:1), with the protein MPGSTRAPARAATEGPRKVPFKVPRKVPCKALPEGSCTGCSYGSLVRVVGWCTGRVGGPGPVAYAPCWPGPRENRMASMPPPCPQCPPPAPMLWKDTTDTRPDAPGLWKWYCTACDRHWDPAPARVPGRRT; encoded by the coding sequence ATGCCCGGATCGACCCGGGCCCCGGCGAGGGCCGCGACCGAGGGGCCGCGCAAGGTTCCGTTCAAGGTGCCGCGCAAGGTTCCGTGCAAGGCCCTTCCCGAGGGCTCGTGTACGGGCTGCTCGTACGGGTCCCTCGTGCGGGTCGTCGGGTGGTGCACTGGGCGCGTCGGCGGGCCCGGCCCGGTGGCGTACGCGCCATGCTGGCCGGGACCGAGGGAGAACCGCATGGCGTCCATGCCCCCGCCCTGTCCCCAGTGCCCGCCGCCCGCGCCCATGCTCTGGAAGGACACCACCGACACGCGGCCCGACGCGCCCGGCCTCTGGAAGTGGTACTGCACCGCCTGCGACCGGCACTGGGACCCCGCCCCCGCGCGCGTACCGGGGCGCCGGACCTGA
- a CDS encoding hypothetical protein (DUF4031 domain containing protein [Streptomyces fulvissimus DSM40593];~Protein of unknown function (DUF4031); pfam13223;~UniProt-pubmed:11572948; UniProt-pubmed:20624727; UniProt-pubmed:7592948; UniProt-pubmed:21463507; UniProt-pubmed:18375553; UniProt-pubmed:12000953; UniProt-pubmed:20064060; UniProt-pubmed:21551298;~identified by MetaGeneAnnotator; putative): MTLYIDPPTWPGHGRMWSHLVSDVSFAELHTFAAGIGCPARAFERDHYDVPSDYYASAVAAGAIEVGSKELLLRLTAAGLRRPKGRPAPGLPGGGCLTPYEAR; encoded by the coding sequence ATGACCCTCTACATCGACCCGCCCACCTGGCCGGGCCACGGCCGCATGTGGTCGCACCTGGTCAGCGACGTCTCCTTCGCCGAGCTCCATACCTTCGCCGCCGGCATCGGCTGCCCGGCCCGCGCCTTCGAGCGCGACCACTACGACGTCCCGTCCGACTACTACGCCTCCGCTGTCGCGGCGGGCGCGATCGAGGTCGGTTCGAAGGAACTCCTCCTCCGCCTCACCGCCGCGGGCCTGCGCCGTCCCAAGGGCCGTCCGGCCCCGGGGCTCCCGGGCGGCGGCTGTCTGACCCCCTACGAGGCGCGGTAG
- a CDS encoding response regulator receiver protein (C-terminal DNA-binding domain of LuxR-like proteins. This domain contains a helix-turn-helix motif and binds DNA. Proteins belonging to this group are response regulators; some act as transcriptional activators, others as transcriptional repressors. Many...; cd06170;~DNA binding residues [nucleotide binding];~KEGG: bha:BH3628 two-component response regulator involved in degradative enzyme;~Response regulator containing a CheY-like receiver domain and an HTH DNA-binding domain [Signal transduction mechanisms / Transcription]; COG2197;~Signal receiver domain; originally thought to be unique to bacteria (CheY, OmpR, NtrC, and PhoB), now recently identified in eukaroytes ETR1 Arabidopsis thaliana; this domain receives the signal from the sensor partner in a two-component systems; cd00156;~dimerization interface [polypeptide binding];~identified by MetaGeneAnnotator; putative;~intermolecular recognition site;~phosphorylation site [posttranslational modification];~response regulator receiver protein [Streptosporangium roseum DSM43021]) — translation MPELRDAIPDPRGAAADPTDATPGPRREEPGPRREEPGPRRAVIAEDSVLLRMGLVKVVEMAGFEVAAEVGDAQALLAAVEEHRPDLALVDVRMPPGFTDEGVRAALSIRRSRPSTALLLLSQYVEERYAADLLAANTSGVGYLLKQRVADVEEFIEALRRVADGGTALDPQVVAQLLVRRSSDPLDRLTARERDVLALMAEGRSNAGIAAQLVVSESAVAKHINSILSKLDLPRADADHRRVLAVLRFLGVGAQEPGPTVGGGPAQAVDGRRATTRRSSDRVREAAPYAGRC, via the coding sequence GTGCCAGAGCTGAGGGACGCCATCCCTGACCCGAGGGGCGCCGCCGCCGATCCGACGGACGCCACTCCCGGCCCGCGGCGGGAGGAGCCCGGCCCGAGGCGGGAGGAGCCCGGCCCGCGGCGCGCGGTGATCGCCGAGGACTCCGTGCTGCTGCGGATGGGGCTGGTCAAGGTCGTGGAGATGGCCGGCTTCGAGGTCGCCGCCGAGGTGGGCGACGCGCAGGCGCTGCTGGCCGCGGTCGAGGAGCACCGGCCCGACTTGGCGCTGGTCGACGTCCGGATGCCCCCGGGCTTCACGGACGAGGGAGTCCGCGCCGCCCTGTCGATCCGCCGCAGCCGGCCGTCGACCGCCCTGCTGCTGCTCTCCCAGTACGTCGAGGAGCGCTACGCGGCCGACCTGCTCGCCGCCAACACCAGCGGCGTGGGCTACCTCCTCAAGCAACGGGTCGCGGACGTCGAGGAGTTCATCGAGGCGCTGCGCCGGGTGGCGGACGGCGGGACCGCGCTCGATCCGCAGGTCGTCGCCCAGTTGCTGGTACGGCGGTCGAGCGACCCGCTGGACCGGCTGACCGCCCGCGAACGGGACGTCCTCGCCCTCATGGCCGAGGGCCGCTCCAACGCGGGCATCGCCGCCCAGCTGGTGGTCAGCGAGAGCGCCGTCGCCAAACACATCAACAGCATCCTCTCCAAGCTCGACCTCCCCAGGGCGGACGCCGACCACCGCCGGGTGCTCGCGGTGCTGCGGTTCCTGGGCGTGGGCGCCCAGGAACCCGGTCCCACGGTGGGCGGCGGTCCCGCACAGGCTGTGGACGGCCGGCGCGCGACTACGCGTCGCAGCTCTGATCGCGTGCGGGAAGCCGCCCCGTACGCAGGTAGGTGTTGA
- a CDS encoding hypothetical protein (Arsenical Resistance Operon Repressor and similar prokaryotic, metal regulated homodimeric repressors. ARSR subfamily of helix-turn-helix bacterial transcription regulatory proteins (winged helix topology). Includes several proteins that appear to...; cd00090;~Predicted transcriptional regulators [Transcription];~identified by MetaGeneAnnotator; putative;~putative DNA binding site [nucleotide binding];~putative Zn2+ binding site [ion binding];~transcriptional regulator [Streptomyces sp. PAMC26508]), translating into MEPGDSTKQARAAAQLRKGVLEYCVLALMRDRPVYGVELLRALEDSGALATSQGTVYPLLSRLRREDLVTTTWQESASGPPRRYYALTDAGRAALDEFTRVWPGFRDAVDAFLATSPPSTGDLT; encoded by the coding sequence ATGGAACCAGGTGATTCGACCAAGCAGGCGCGGGCGGCGGCCCAGCTGCGCAAGGGGGTTCTGGAGTACTGCGTGCTCGCCCTGATGCGGGACCGCCCCGTCTACGGTGTGGAGCTCCTCCGCGCCCTGGAGGACTCCGGGGCCCTGGCCACCAGTCAGGGCACGGTCTACCCGCTGCTCTCCCGGCTCCGCCGTGAGGACCTGGTCACCACCACCTGGCAGGAGTCCGCCTCCGGGCCGCCCCGCCGCTACTACGCGCTCACCGATGCCGGCCGGGCCGCGCTCGACGAGTTCACCCGCGTCTGGCCCGGCTTCCGCGATGCCGTCGACGCCTTCCTGGCCACCTCGCCCCCCTCCACCGGAGACCTCACGTGA
- a CDS encoding major facilitator superfamily protein (Arabinose efflux permease [Carbohydrate transport andmetabolism]; COG2814;~PFAM: major facilitator superfamily MFS_1; KEGG: sgr:SGR_3196 major facilitator superfamily permease;~The Major Facilitator Superfamily (MFS) isa large and diverse group of secondary transporters that includes uniporters, symporters, and antiporters. MFS proteins facilitate the transport across cytoplasmic or internal membranes of a variety of...; cd06174;~identified by MetaGeneAnnotator; putative;~major facilitator superfamily protein [Streptomyces flavogriseus ATCC33331];~putative substrate translocation pore) codes for MPLAVYILGLSVFALGTSEFMLSGILPPLAEDMNVSIPRAGLLISAFAIGMVVGAPLLAAATQRLPRKTTLIALISVFGLGQVAGALAPNYSVLFASRVVSALACAGFWAVGSAVAIAMVPFNARAKAMAVMIGGLSVANVLGVPAGAFLGEHLGWRSAFWAVAVASAIALVGVVTRIPRIPLPEKLPRLKGELVIYRDRQVLLSIVVTALAAGGVFCAFSYLAPLLTDVSGLDAGWVSPVLGLFGIGALIGTYIGGRVADARLFGVLLSGITASTVFLVGLALFAGSPAVTIVLTFLLGVSAFYTAPALNARMFNVSGAAPTLGAATTTAAFNLGNTSGPWLGGAVIDADFGYASPAWAGAAMTLVGLGAVGLALRLSRTPAAAGSRVVARGETGAETGVETASAHQTNAADRA; via the coding sequence ATGCCCCTCGCCGTCTACATCCTCGGCCTGTCCGTCTTCGCCCTCGGCACCAGCGAATTCATGCTCTCCGGCATCCTGCCGCCGCTCGCGGAGGACATGAACGTCTCCATCCCCCGCGCCGGACTGCTCATCTCCGCCTTCGCCATCGGCATGGTCGTCGGCGCCCCGCTCCTCGCCGCCGCCACCCAGCGGCTGCCGCGCAAGACCACGCTCATCGCGCTGATCAGCGTCTTCGGCCTCGGCCAGGTCGCCGGCGCGCTCGCGCCGAACTACTCCGTGCTCTTCGCCTCCCGTGTCGTGAGCGCCCTCGCCTGCGCCGGGTTCTGGGCGGTCGGGTCCGCCGTCGCCATCGCCATGGTGCCCTTCAACGCGCGGGCCAAGGCCATGGCCGTCATGATCGGCGGCCTGTCCGTCGCCAACGTCCTCGGCGTCCCCGCCGGCGCCTTCCTCGGCGAGCACCTCGGCTGGCGTTCCGCCTTCTGGGCCGTCGCCGTCGCCTCCGCCATCGCTCTCGTGGGTGTCGTCACCCGTATCCCGCGCATACCCCTGCCCGAGAAGCTCCCCCGCCTCAAGGGCGAGCTGGTCATCTACCGCGACCGCCAGGTCCTGCTGTCGATCGTCGTCACCGCGCTCGCCGCGGGCGGCGTCTTCTGCGCCTTCTCGTACCTCGCCCCGCTCCTCACCGACGTCTCCGGCCTCGACGCGGGCTGGGTCTCCCCCGTCCTCGGACTCTTCGGCATCGGCGCGCTGATCGGTACGTACATCGGCGGCCGGGTCGCCGACGCCCGCCTCTTCGGCGTCCTGCTCAGCGGCATCACCGCCTCGACCGTCTTCCTGGTGGGGCTGGCGCTGTTCGCCGGCAGCCCGGCCGTCACGATCGTGCTGACCTTCCTGCTCGGCGTGTCCGCCTTCTACACGGCGCCCGCGCTCAACGCCCGGATGTTCAACGTCTCCGGCGCCGCCCCCACCCTCGGTGCCGCCACCACCACCGCCGCCTTCAACCTCGGCAACACCAGCGGCCCCTGGCTCGGCGGCGCCGTCATCGACGCCGACTTCGGCTACGCCTCCCCGGCCTGGGCGGGCGCCGCGATGACCCTCGTCGGCCTCGGCGCCGTCGGCCTCGCGCTGCGCCTGAGCCGTACGCCCGCCGCCGCCGGAAGCCGCGTGGTGGCCCGGGGCGAGACCGGCGCCGAGACCGGAGTCGAGACCGCCTCCGCGCACCAGACGAACGCCGCCGACCGCGCCTGA
- a CDS encoding TAP domain-containing protein (identified by MetaGeneAnnotator; putative;~sequence version:1) — translation MLLAGTATATTTVTATVTATAATAPDPLARFHDQRVDWHACAQGAGDEAGKALDAAGADCADITVPLDYTRPGGRTLTVAVSRLKGGDTAHHVGALLLNNGGPAGPSLDMPLGAAPVMGEVAGRYDLIGMDPRFVGRSTPLDCGWDTGSAFLRSAGADRAAYREEVALARDMAARCERTNGDVLPYVTTRNTARDMDVIRAALGEKKLSYFAYSYGSYLGQVYSQLFPGRTDRMVLDGVASPKYIDQNLLRGAEESNEAALGAWASWAAARHTTYGLGDTRAKVLATVRHIVDAAADRPLRIGAYQVDEHMAPGLIVAGLGSDRDERRAGVAETVRVLARAADRKPAPPSEALAGQLEFLLTGAGSAPSSQMTAILCGDVAERRGVGTYWRDVEKSRERYPLVGPLANDINPCEFWKRPAEAPTVLDNDVPALLVNATDDPRTGYAGARDLRAQWPSSRLLTVKGARQHGLYGEYGNTCVDDSVNTYLRTGRLPARDQSCDA, via the coding sequence GTGCTGCTCGCGGGCACGGCCACGGCCACGACGACGGTCACGGCGACGGTCACGGCGACGGCCGCGACCGCCCCGGACCCGCTGGCCCGTTTCCACGACCAGCGGGTCGACTGGCACGCCTGCGCCCAGGGCGCCGGAGATGAGGCCGGGAAGGCGCTGGACGCAGCCGGAGCCGACTGCGCAGACATCACCGTGCCGCTCGACTACACCCGCCCCGGCGGCCGCACGCTCACCGTCGCCGTCTCCCGTCTGAAGGGCGGCGACACGGCCCACCACGTCGGCGCGCTGCTGCTCAACAACGGGGGACCGGCCGGCCCGAGCCTCGACATGCCGCTCGGCGCCGCGCCGGTGATGGGCGAGGTCGCAGGCCGCTACGACCTGATCGGCATGGACCCGCGCTTCGTCGGCCGCAGCACCCCGCTGGACTGCGGCTGGGACACCGGTTCCGCCTTCCTCCGCTCGGCGGGCGCCGACCGGGCCGCGTACCGCGAGGAAGTCGCCCTCGCGCGCGACATGGCCGCGCGGTGCGAGCGCACCAACGGGGACGTGCTGCCGTACGTCACCACCCGCAACACCGCCCGCGACATGGACGTCATCCGCGCCGCCCTCGGCGAGAAGAAGCTCTCCTATTTCGCTTACTCCTACGGCAGTTACCTCGGCCAGGTCTACTCGCAGCTCTTCCCCGGCCGCACCGACCGTATGGTGCTCGACGGCGTCGCCTCCCCGAAGTACATCGACCAGAACCTGCTGCGCGGCGCCGAGGAGTCCAACGAGGCGGCGCTGGGCGCGTGGGCGTCGTGGGCCGCGGCCCGGCACACCACGTACGGGCTGGGCGACACCCGCGCGAAGGTCCTCGCGACGGTGCGGCACATCGTGGACGCCGCCGCGGACCGGCCGCTGCGCATAGGCGCGTACCAGGTGGACGAGCACATGGCCCCCGGGCTCATCGTCGCCGGCCTCGGCAGCGACCGCGACGAGCGGCGGGCCGGCGTGGCCGAGACCGTACGGGTCCTGGCGCGCGCCGCCGACCGGAAGCCGGCCCCGCCGTCCGAAGCCCTCGCCGGCCAGCTGGAGTTCCTGCTGACCGGGGCGGGATCGGCCCCGTCCAGCCAGATGACCGCGATCCTCTGCGGCGACGTGGCCGAGCGGCGCGGCGTCGGCACCTACTGGCGGGACGTCGAGAAGTCCCGCGAGCGGTACCCCCTCGTCGGACCGCTGGCGAACGACATCAACCCGTGCGAGTTCTGGAAGCGGCCCGCCGAGGCGCCGACCGTCCTCGACAACGACGTCCCGGCCCTGCTGGTCAACGCCACCGACGACCCCCGCACCGGTTACGCCGGCGCCCGGGACCTGCGCGCGCAGTGGCCGAGCTCCCGGCTGCTCACCGTGAAGGGCGCCCGCCAGCACGGCCTGTACGGCGAGTACGGCAACACCTGCGTCGACGACAGCGTCAACACCTACCTGCGTACGGGGCGGCTTCCCGCACGCGATCAGAGCTGCGACGCGTAG
- a CDS encoding mucin-1 (identified by MetaGeneAnnotator; putative;~sequence version:1), producing the protein MKTSADPVRDYLSAVEREGSSLPADRRQELLADLAEHIEVTRTERPDVPVGEILAELGDPRTIASTALAEAGNGAGGATPQGDADAPVRRGKVHPLVPLLMLSLSLPFTMVFSLGPDAAFDPGSVFGFLFRITGAVLLCTSVHWTAVQKTSGVLLTVVVPTTVIVTWNVISGWSAGEVQALVGNLGSLALIVGTAVWLWRARRV; encoded by the coding sequence GTGAAGACCTCTGCCGACCCCGTTCGCGACTACCTCTCCGCCGTCGAACGCGAGGGCTCCTCGCTTCCCGCCGACCGTCGCCAGGAACTCCTGGCCGACCTCGCCGAACACATAGAGGTGACGCGCACCGAACGGCCCGACGTCCCGGTCGGAGAGATCCTCGCGGAGCTGGGGGACCCCCGCACGATCGCGTCGACGGCGCTGGCCGAGGCGGGGAACGGGGCCGGCGGCGCCACGCCCCAGGGCGACGCGGACGCGCCCGTACGGCGCGGCAAGGTGCACCCTCTGGTCCCGCTCCTGATGCTCAGCCTCTCGCTGCCCTTCACGATGGTCTTCTCCCTCGGCCCGGACGCGGCGTTCGACCCCGGCTCGGTGTTCGGCTTCCTGTTCCGGATCACCGGTGCGGTGCTTCTGTGCACCTCGGTGCACTGGACCGCCGTCCAGAAGACGAGCGGCGTGCTCCTCACCGTCGTCGTGCCGACCACCGTCATCGTCACCTGGAACGTGATCAGCGGCTGGTCGGCGGGCGAAGTCCAGGCCCTCGTGGGCAACTTGGGAAGCCTTGCCCTCATCGTCGGCACGGCGGTGTGGCTCTGGCGCGCCCGCCGCGTCTGA